One genomic segment of [Eubacterium] eligens ATCC 27750 includes these proteins:
- a CDS encoding DNA polymerase — protein MAREIKVDMSRESVDLEDLSSRLAHKKVCNINLKRNQNTLLKGLEVINELVKSGRLHAEGEYEIIRTPERLKEVMETYLTGVSEYVLDVETTGLDVYNDILVGICLYNPDLPSFYVPFNHTDLQNKRVEGQMTEEECKAVMLPYLANGSLKCINHNIKFDDKVVTFQWGQRIANVWWDTNIAGWVLNENEKHGLKPMYNKYILNGEGSDEDFGDLFEGIPCNYIPIDIFAIYGANDGFKTWALYQFQKKYLREDHPRADYRKLYHVFRDIEMPLIDVCMDMELRGVEIREDYAKELSVKFNAEMAEKEKLCDEYVAKFDKFIEENPTLMRLTKGTKKINYNSPQQVACLFYDIFKLKSVSRKEPRGTGDKIVQQHRNKAKKAGTKKGEEFIQFLDNYQRYKECGNLLGTYIDKIPEVKCAKTNAVHTTYNQYGAKTGRFSSSDTVTKINLQNIPSHEKSIRKIFRARDGYKFVGGDFSQIEPRVLSYVSGDEAMQEAYREGKDLYAIMGSKVYGVPYEDCREFYPDGTVNAEGKHRRTTMKSVLLGIMYERGAKAIGEQFDRSAEWAQKLIDDFYKSFPKIQQLRLKVEKMAEEYGYVTTIQGRKRRLPEMQLPDHDDYRYQEAHRQSLNAVIQGSSADIMKLAMIAIYNDPQYKALDCHMVITVHDELIMEVPEDHIKEGADLLVNTMKRVGHSLIDLPMSVDAEVNDYWYGENLADDYLEEE, from the coding sequence ATGGCAAGAGAGATAAAGGTAGATATGAGTAGAGAGAGCGTGGATCTGGAGGATCTTAGTAGTAGATTAGCTCATAAAAAAGTATGTAATATAAATTTGAAAAGAAACCAGAATACCTTACTTAAAGGGCTGGAGGTAATAAATGAGCTGGTAAAGAGCGGTAGGCTCCATGCTGAGGGAGAGTATGAGATTATCCGTACTCCAGAGAGGCTTAAGGAGGTAATGGAAACCTACTTAACTGGAGTAAGTGAGTATGTACTGGATGTGGAAACTACAGGGCTGGATGTGTATAACGATATTTTAGTAGGTATCTGTTTATATAATCCAGATCTCCCTAGTTTCTATGTACCGTTTAATCATACGGATCTCCAGAATAAGAGAGTTGAGGGGCAAATGACAGAGGAGGAGTGTAAGGCGGTTATGCTCCCTTATCTGGCTAACGGATCCCTTAAGTGCATCAATCATAATATTAAGTTTGATGATAAAGTAGTTACTTTCCAGTGGGGGCAGAGGATCGCTAATGTATGGTGGGATACTAATATAGCTGGATGGGTACTCAATGAGAATGAGAAACACGGATTAAAACCGATGTATAACAAGTATATCCTCAATGGGGAGGGCTCAGATGAGGATTTTGGAGATCTCTTTGAGGGTATCCCGTGTAACTATATTCCTATTGATATTTTTGCTATTTATGGAGCTAACGATGGTTTTAAAACATGGGCTCTGTATCAATTCCAGAAAAAGTATCTTAGAGAGGATCATCCGAGAGCAGACTACAGAAAGCTCTATCATGTGTTTAGAGATATTGAGATGCCTCTTATTGATGTTTGTATGGATATGGAGCTTAGAGGTGTAGAGATCCGTGAGGATTATGCTAAGGAGCTCTCTGTAAAATTTAATGCAGAGATGGCGGAGAAAGAAAAGCTCTGTGATGAGTATGTAGCTAAGTTTGATAAGTTTATAGAAGAAAATCCTACTCTTATGAGATTAACTAAGGGTACTAAGAAAATCAATTATAACAGCCCTCAGCAGGTGGCTTGTTTATTCTATGATATTTTCAAACTGAAAAGCGTATCCAGAAAAGAGCCGAGAGGCACAGGAGATAAGATAGTACAACAGCATAGAAACAAGGCTAAAAAGGCAGGTACTAAAAAGGGAGAGGAGTTTATCCAGTTTTTAGATAACTACCAGAGATACAAAGAGTGCGGAAATCTCTTAGGAACTTACATAGATAAGATCCCAGAGGTTAAGTGTGCTAAGACTAATGCAGTACATACCACATATAACCAGTATGGAGCTAAAACAGGTAGATTTAGTAGCTCTGATACAGTTACTAAGATCAACCTCCAGAACATCCCTAGCCATGAGAAAAGCATCCGTAAGATCTTTAGAGCCAGAGATGGTTATAAGTTTGTGGGAGGAGATTTTAGCCAGATTGAGCCACGAGTACTCTCTTATGTATCTGGAGATGAGGCTATGCAGGAGGCATACAGAGAGGGTAAAGATCTGTATGCTATCATGGGATCTAAGGTGTACGGTGTGCCTTATGAGGATTGTAGAGAGTTTTATCCAGATGGTACGGTAAATGCTGAGGGTAAACACAGGCGTACAACTATGAAAAGTGTACTCTTAGGTATCATGTATGAGCGTGGAGCTAAAGCCATCGGAGAGCAGTTTGACAGATCCGCAGAGTGGGCTCAGAAACTTATTGATGATTTTTATAAGAGTTTTCCTAAGATCCAACAGCTCCGCCTTAAGGTAGAGAAGATGGCGGAGGAGTACGGATATGTAACTACTATACAGGGCAGAAAGAGAAGATTGCCAGAGATGCAGTTACCAGATCACGATGATTACCGCTATCAAGAGGCTCACAGGCAGAGCCTTAACGCTGTAATACAGGGATCCAGTGCGGATATTATGAAATTAGCTATGATTGCTATTTACAATGATCCACAGTACAAGGCTCTGGATTGCCACATGGTAATAACCGTACACGATGAGTTAATCATGGAGGTACCAGAGGATCATATTAAGGAGGGAGCAGATCTCTTAGTAAATACTATGAAAAGAGTAGGACACAGCCTAATAGATCTCCCTATGAGCGTAGATGCTGAGGTAAATGATTATTGGTACGGAGAAAACTTAGCGGATGATTATTTAGAGGAGGAGTAG
- a CDS encoding CRISPR-associated protein Cas4, whose amino-acid sequence MGLKSLIAVAQGKNAESVSFEDKFLKNYEEAVKAKELEERQIAPSEYIRPSSMYGCERMLFFQRVHGGSQNGEQSEVNLIEICQSGTDRHLDIQHIVERMEGVECLDLEEMVKEAQAKGIKTEFVGWNEDHTEGRCKNDELSIYFQPDGVIRFNGKDVILEIKTESTYQFSNRYEPKADHKWQATCYGMGLGIDYILFFYEDRNFCKKKPYLWKITDEMKQAVLNKIRTVNNACKTGIPPEKDDSKCTYCRYKNECALVDAGKWVHPNPPEKPQTAKKDTNRKKANKSTGKKKKASTGQNTALRAVCGNCEHCGREIGAYYCSIDREGSMYVDRRKKCKFTPSRFKGVQDGK is encoded by the coding sequence ATGGGATTAAAGAGCTTAATAGCAGTAGCACAAGGAAAAAATGCAGAGAGCGTATCCTTTGAGGATAAGTTTCTTAAAAATTATGAGGAGGCTGTAAAGGCTAAGGAGCTGGAGGAGAGGCAGATAGCCCCATCTGAGTATATCCGCCCATCCTCTATGTATGGCTGTGAGCGTATGTTATTTTTCCAGAGAGTACATGGAGGCTCCCAGAATGGAGAGCAGAGTGAGGTAAATCTTATTGAGATATGCCAGAGCGGTACAGATAGGCACTTAGACATACAGCACATAGTAGAGCGTATGGAGGGTGTAGAGTGCTTAGATCTGGAGGAAATGGTAAAAGAGGCACAGGCTAAAGGCATTAAAACAGAGTTTGTAGGCTGGAATGAGGATCACACAGAGGGCAGATGTAAAAATGATGAGCTTTCTATTTATTTCCAGCCAGACGGAGTTATTAGATTTAATGGTAAGGATGTAATCTTAGAGATTAAAACAGAGAGTACTTATCAGTTTAGTAACCGTTATGAGCCTAAGGCGGATCATAAGTGGCAAGCTACTTGTTACGGTATGGGGCTGGGGATAGATTATATCCTTTTCTTTTATGAGGATAGAAATTTCTGTAAAAAGAAACCGTACCTCTGGAAAATAACCGATGAGATGAAACAGGCAGTACTTAACAAGATACGAACTGTAAACAATGCTTGTAAAACAGGGATCCCTCCAGAGAAAGATGATAGCAAGTGTACATACTGTAGATATAAAAATGAGTGTGCTTTAGTGGATGCTGGTAAGTGGGTACATCCTAACCCTCCAGAAAAGCCTCAGACAGCCAAGAAAGATACAAACAGAAAAAAGGCTAATAAGTCTACAGGTAAAAAGAAAAAAGCCTCTACAGGGCAAAATACAGCGTTGAGAGCGGTATGTGGTAACTGTGAGCATTGTGGTAGAGAGATAGGAGCTTACTACTGTAGCATTGATAGAGAGGGATCTATGTATGTAGATCGCAGAAAGAAATGTAAGTTTACTCCTAGCAGATTTAAGGGGGTACAGGATGGCAAGTAA
- a CDS encoding nucleoside triphosphate pyrophosphohydrolase family protein, whose translation MCKIREMNLETAKYYGYEAQSNQLVEECAELIQAVNKYRRVETGLGQPVAEDKKAIARDNLVEEIADVELMLEQVKYLLQIPEDELLAVKTFKVNRTRERMENSK comes from the coding sequence ATGTGTAAAATTAGAGAGATGAACTTAGAAACAGCTAAGTATTATGGATATGAGGCACAGAGTAACCAGTTAGTAGAGGAGTGTGCAGAGCTTATACAGGCGGTAAACAAGTACCGCAGAGTAGAAACAGGCTTAGGACAGCCTGTAGCGGAGGATAAAAAGGCTATTGCCAGAGATAACTTAGTAGAGGAGATCGCAGATGTAGAGTTAATGCTGGAGCAGGTAAAGTATCTCCTCCAGATCCCAGAGGATGAGCTCTTAGCGGTTAAGACCTTTAAGGTAAACCGTACTAGAGAAAGAATGGAAAACAGTAAATAA
- a CDS encoding HTH domain-containing protein: MSIHGVNARQLQIISILKEAKCTNTAELQEELGVSRRTLRTDIAYLKRVYPDKLITHRGRYTGGLEWVE; this comes from the coding sequence ATGAGTATACACGGAGTAAATGCTAGACAGCTCCAGATAATAAGTATCCTTAAGGAGGCTAAGTGTACAAATACAGCGGAGCTACAAGAGGAGTTAGGAGTATCTAGGAGAACACTTAGAACGGATATAGCGTATCTAAAGAGAGTGTATCCAGATAAGTTAATAACCCACAGAGGCAGGTATACAGGCGGTTTAGAGTGGGTAGAGTAG
- a CDS encoding Holliday junction resolvase RecU: MASNNIGKTFEQEFKECVPPDYYLYRLKDDTSGFYGVSNPCDYILFRSPYLFMVELKTHKGKSIPIAKIRPNQIQGMEKATHYEGVYGGFLINFRELEETYYITVQDVIQFTQAEERKSIPVEWCRDHGVKIGQKKKRVRYSYDLESWLSRYFGGVK; the protein is encoded by the coding sequence ATGGCAAGTAATAACATCGGTAAAACCTTTGAGCAGGAGTTTAAGGAGTGTGTACCTCCAGATTATTACCTGTACCGCCTAAAGGATGATACAAGCGGATTTTATGGAGTATCTAATCCATGTGATTATATCCTGTTTAGATCTCCTTATCTCTTTATGGTAGAGCTTAAAACCCATAAGGGAAAGAGCATACCGATAGCTAAGATCAGACCTAACCAGATACAGGGGATGGAGAAAGCTACTCACTATGAGGGAGTGTATGGAGGCTTTTTAATCAACTTTAGAGAGCTGGAGGAAACATATTACATAACCGTACAGGATGTGATCCAGTTTACTCAGGCGGAGGAGAGAAAGAGCATACCTGTAGAGTGGTGCAGGGATCACGGAGTAAAGATAGGACAGAAAAAGAAAAGAGTGAGATACAGCTACGATCTGGAGAGCTGGTTAAGTAGATATTTTGGAGGTGTGAAATGA
- a CDS encoding DUF4406 domain-containing protein, giving the protein MRVYIAGAMTGVFKYKEKFIEAEEYIRGLGHIVLNPSFLPEGLSDYYEINKAMIDQCDAIYVLLNYENSKGTKKEIEYAESTGKQVIYQNSTEVRDQNGNSWSWVNRPLGYSDYPIGYGNYWEYPWRRCW; this is encoded by the coding sequence ATGAGAGTGTATATAGCTGGAGCTATGACAGGAGTGTTTAAGTATAAAGAGAAATTTATTGAGGCTGAGGAGTATATAAGAGGGCTGGGGCATATAGTACTTAATCCCTCATTTTTACCAGAGGGGCTCTCAGATTATTACGAGATCAATAAGGCTATGATAGATCAATGTGATGCTATTTATGTTCTTTTGAATTATGAAAACTCTAAGGGTACAAAGAAAGAGATTGAGTATGCAGAGAGTACAGGTAAGCAGGTAATTTATCAGAATAGTACAGAGGTAAGAGATCAGAACGGTAACTCATGGAGCTGGGTAAATAGACCTTTAGGGTATAGTGATTATCCTATAGGATATGGTAATTACTGGGAGTATCCGTGGAGAAGATGTTGGTAA
- a CDS encoding nucleoside triphosphate pyrophosphohydrolase family protein: MTGKEYVELAMRTNDGNATGRIEKAIELLHRPDKPKCFKPVVEDLGGVLNGCLGLAGEAGETLDMIKKWIFHEKDLDREHLKKELGDVMWYMAMICYSFGFDLDEILQMNIDKLKARYPEGFDTERELIIERREIFNGGDR, encoded by the coding sequence ATGACAGGAAAAGAGTATGTAGAGTTAGCTATGAGAACTAATGACGGTAACGCAACAGGTAGGATCGAAAAGGCTATTGAGCTTTTACATAGACCAGATAAGCCTAAGTGCTTTAAGCCTGTAGTAGAGGATCTGGGAGGAGTGCTTAACGGATGCTTAGGGCTTGCAGGAGAGGCAGGAGAAACTCTGGATATGATTAAAAAGTGGATTTTCCACGAAAAGGATCTTGATAGAGAGCATCTTAAAAAAGAGCTGGGAGATGTAATGTGGTATATGGCTATGATCTGTTATAGTTTTGGTTTCGATTTGGATGAGATCCTCCAGATGAATATTGATAAGCTCAAAGCCAGATACCCAGAGGGATTTGATACAGAGAGAGAGCTAATCATAGAGCGGAGGGAGATATTTAATGGCGGAGATAGATAA
- a CDS encoding helix-turn-helix domain-containing protein, whose product MREIEETLAHNLREVREKKGYTLKDVVKGTGYTEVSISRWETGTRIPKATVLYNLAKFYGVSVDRFFWK is encoded by the coding sequence ATGAGAGAAATAGAGGAAACCTTAGCACATAACCTTAGAGAGGTAAGAGAGAAAAAGGGCTACACTCTAAAAGATGTGGTAAAAGGTACAGGATATACAGAGGTAAGTATAAGTAGATGGGAAACAGGTACACGGATCCCTAAGGCTACAGTACTTTACAATCTGGCTAAATTCTATGGAGTATCTGTAGATAGATTTTTCTGGAAATAA
- a CDS encoding sigma factor, whose product MSKGFITGTNEELIKAYKESRDESYLKELIEANKGLINLLVSPYLTSIPNSELEDLTSESYIPMLRAIEDYDPEQGVAFSTLLKVYVRQHLNRLYNEATRQKRFTGTTPDSLDRLSEINKEGGTETDSTFEVECKDFSSVEFMDLLDSLQLNDKEQVAVNILMAGGAKGEIAKALNITNATVSWHIKNLKKKFILAGYQYAV is encoded by the coding sequence ATGAGTAAAGGATTTATTACAGGAACAAATGAGGAACTTATTAAAGCGTACAAAGAGAGTAGAGATGAGAGCTATCTTAAAGAGCTCATAGAGGCTAACAAGGGGCTTATTAACCTTTTGGTATCCCCTTATTTAACCTCTATCCCTAATTCTGAGTTAGAGGATCTTACAAGTGAGAGTTATATACCGATGCTTAGAGCTATAGAGGATTACGATCCAGAGCAGGGAGTAGCTTTTTCTACTCTCCTTAAGGTTTATGTACGTCAGCACCTTAACCGTTTATACAACGAGGCTACACGCCAGAAAAGATTTACAGGTACCACTCCAGATAGCTTAGATCGGTTATCTGAGATCAATAAAGAGGGTGGTACAGAAACAGATAGCACTTTTGAGGTAGAGTGTAAGGATTTTAGCTCTGTAGAGTTTATGGATCTCTTAGATAGTTTACAGCTCAATGATAAGGAGCAGGTAGCGGTAAATATCCTCATGGCTGGAGGAGCTAAGGGAGAGATTGCTAAGGCTCTTAATATTACTAATGCTACCGTGAGCTGGCATATCAAGAACCTTAAAAAGAAATTTATTTTAGCTGGTTATCAATATGCTGTCTAA
- a CDS encoding sporulation transcriptional regulator SpoIIID — translation MERWAYEYFRRQAIEDRCKQEAQWLIDNPKDSIRKVAREFCISKSQLHRDLHELRNIDDDLYVQCRNILRRHRRSGGKVR, via the coding sequence ATGGAGCGGTGGGCTTATGAGTACTTTAGGAGACAAGCCATAGAGGATAGATGTAAGCAGGAGGCACAGTGGCTAATAGATAATCCTAAGGACAGTATCCGTAAAGTGGCTAGAGAATTTTGTATCAGTAAGAGCCAGTTACATAGGGATCTCCATGAGCTCAGAAATATAGATGATGATCTCTATGTACAGTGTAGAAATATTTTAAGGAGGCACAGAAGAAGTGGAGGAAAAGTTAGATAA
- a CDS encoding LysM peptidoglycan-binding domain-containing protein: MAKCKYCGAEVAIGARCTYCGSKAESWYYSGEEKKQEPKKKKALHDRVRDLFNGKIYIVKKGDCLWNIAKNLYGSGAEYYRLVKLNNIQDPNHIEVGWKLYY, encoded by the coding sequence ATGGCAAAATGTAAATACTGTGGAGCTGAGGTAGCAATAGGGGCGAGATGTACATATTGTGGCAGTAAGGCGGAGAGCTGGTACTATTCTGGAGAAGAAAAGAAACAGGAGCCTAAAAAGAAGAAAGCCTTACATGATAGAGTAAGAGATTTGTTTAATGGAAAGATCTATATTGTAAAAAAGGGAGATTGCCTCTGGAATATCGCTAAAAATTTGTATGGATCTGGAGCAGAGTATTACAGGTTAGTAAAGTTAAATAATATACAGGATCCTAACCATATAGAGGTAGGCTGGAAACTGTATTATTAA
- a CDS encoding MT-A70 family methyltransferase, translating into MKVDIFNTENKYKIIYADPAWLYRDKAVAGGRGAGCHYTVTRLEDIKALPVEKLADDDSVLFMWVTMPFLEEAFDVMRSWGFEYKTCAFTWIKQNKKADTLFWGMGNWTRANAELCLLGVRGKPKRMDAGVHSVIMSHIEEHSKKPAETRDRIVKLMAGGGLPKIELFARQCIDGWDCWGNEV; encoded by the coding sequence TTGAAAGTAGATATTTTTAACACAGAAAACAAGTATAAGATAATCTATGCAGATCCAGCATGGCTGTATAGAGATAAGGCGGTAGCAGGAGGGAGAGGGGCTGGATGCCATTATACAGTAACCAGATTAGAGGATATAAAGGCTCTCCCTGTAGAAAAGTTAGCAGATGATGATAGTGTGCTTTTTATGTGGGTTACAATGCCATTTTTAGAGGAGGCTTTTGATGTGATGAGATCATGGGGATTTGAGTATAAAACCTGTGCTTTTACATGGATAAAGCAGAATAAGAAAGCAGATACTCTCTTTTGGGGTATGGGTAATTGGACTAGAGCTAATGCGGAGTTATGTTTATTAGGTGTAAGAGGAAAGCCTAAGAGAATGGATGCAGGAGTACATAGTGTAATTATGAGCCACATAGAGGAGCACAGTAAAAAACCAGCGGAAACAAGAGATAGAATTGTAAAGTTAATGGCAGGGGGGGGGCTACCTAAAATAGAGCTCTTTGCAAGACAGTGTATAGATGGATGGGATTGTTGGGGAAATGAGGTATAA
- a CDS encoding P-loop NTPase family protein — translation MAEIDNLIAEVNKKYKTDIIRKASDLKGIEFIPYTSPMMNYLTRGGVPVGRIIELVGLPQSGKTTTALDIISNFQKKYTDKYCVYLDAENTIDKEWGETLGVDWSKVILIQPESEYGEELLDMLLDYIRSGKIGLAVLDSAPFIIPKAVQEKGLDEKSYGGNSALMKAFCDKAVPLCKKVECTFLLINQLRENIGNPYKPFKIPCGTAIAHACSQILWFTKGSLLDEKYKEVSSGYANPSGNLVSVKVEKNKVTKNDRRLQTYTLNYSTGVDEIKDTLDLAIMLGIISQAGAWFKAILKDGKEQKMQGFNGVQEFYYNDLEELEYLRKQVYEAGMV, via the coding sequence ATGGCGGAGATAGATAACCTCATAGCTGAGGTAAATAAGAAATACAAAACGGATATAATCCGTAAAGCATCGGATCTTAAGGGGATAGAGTTTATCCCCTACACCTCTCCTATGATGAATTACTTAACCAGAGGAGGAGTACCTGTAGGGAGGATCATAGAGCTAGTAGGATTGCCTCAGAGTGGAAAAACTACTACAGCTCTGGATATTATCTCTAATTTCCAGAAAAAGTATACAGATAAGTACTGTGTATATCTGGATGCAGAAAACACGATAGATAAGGAGTGGGGAGAAACTCTGGGGGTAGATTGGAGTAAGGTAATACTTATCCAGCCAGAGAGTGAGTACGGAGAGGAGCTCTTAGATATGCTCTTAGACTACATAAGATCTGGTAAGATCGGCTTAGCAGTATTAGATAGTGCTCCCTTTATTATCCCTAAAGCAGTACAGGAAAAAGGCTTAGATGAGAAAAGCTATGGCGGTAACAGTGCTCTTATGAAAGCCTTTTGTGATAAGGCGGTACCGCTTTGTAAGAAAGTGGAGTGTACTTTTCTCCTCATCAATCAGTTAAGAGAAAATATAGGAAATCCATACAAGCCTTTTAAGATCCCGTGTGGTACAGCTATAGCTCATGCGTGCTCACAGATCTTATGGTTTACAAAGGGATCCTTACTGGATGAGAAGTATAAAGAGGTAAGTAGCGGATATGCTAACCCTAGTGGTAATCTGGTAAGCGTGAAAGTGGAGAAAAATAAGGTTACTAAAAATGATCGTAGGCTCCAGACTTACACACTTAACTATAGTACAGGAGTGGATGAGATTAAGGATACCTTAGATCTGGCTATTATGCTGGGGATCATCTCACAGGCTGGGGCGTGGTTTAAGGCTATTCTTAAAGACGGTAAAGAGCAGAAAATGCAGGGCTTTAATGGAGTGCAGGAGTTTTATTATAACGATCTGGAGGAGCTGGAGTATCTTAGAAAACAGGTATATGAGGCAGGGATGGTATGA
- a CDS encoding nucleoside triphosphate pyrophosphohydrolase family protein, whose protein sequence is MAKIVYLRTDKNGTKYYANYTCPRCGGAGGSDKWAFTGWTCYECGGTGERPTPVIEKEYTPEYRAKLDERARKRAEAKRAKQVEEFNNNRLAIAEKYGFNPEGKIYVVTGNTYEIREELREAGAKYRGGINWYFLEKQDRYPTIELSYEECLNIYPEYGTMSWKDLTEVQAVLNSKIPTEEDPSQYVGQVGERLDLVVTFKKRSTYEIPSYAGWGTDTVGINVFRDDAGNCFIWKSTSAFFNIAEGSQVRLRGTVKEHSDYKGTKQTILQRCKVGAVKL, encoded by the coding sequence ATGGCTAAGATCGTTTATCTGAGAACCGATAAAAACGGTACTAAGTATTATGCTAATTACACTTGCCCTAGATGTGGAGGAGCTGGAGGATCTGATAAATGGGCTTTTACAGGCTGGACTTGTTATGAGTGCGGAGGAACTGGAGAAAGACCTACTCCAGTTATTGAAAAAGAATATACTCCAGAGTATAGAGCTAAGCTGGATGAGAGAGCTAGAAAGAGAGCAGAGGCTAAGAGGGCTAAGCAGGTAGAGGAGTTTAATAACAATCGTTTAGCAATAGCTGAGAAATACGGATTTAATCCAGAGGGTAAGATCTATGTAGTAACAGGTAACACCTATGAGATCCGTGAGGAGCTTAGGGAGGCAGGAGCAAAGTATAGAGGAGGGATTAACTGGTATTTCTTAGAGAAACAGGATAGATACCCTACAATAGAGCTTAGTTATGAGGAGTGCCTTAATATCTATCCAGAGTACGGTACAATGAGCTGGAAAGACCTTACAGAGGTACAGGCAGTACTTAACAGTAAGATCCCTACAGAGGAGGATCCTAGCCAGTATGTGGGGCAGGTAGGAGAGAGGTTAGATCTGGTAGTAACTTTTAAGAAAAGATCTACTTATGAGATCCCTAGCTATGCAGGATGGGGTACAGATACGGTAGGGATCAATGTATTTAGAGATGATGCTGGTAACTGTTTTATCTGGAAAAGCACCTCAGCATTTTTCAACATAGCGGAGGGATCACAGGTAAGATTGAGAGGAACTGTAAAGGAGCATAGCGACTATAAAGGCACTAAGCAGACTATATTACAGAGATGTAAAGTGGGTGCGGTAAAATTATAA
- a CDS encoding helix-turn-helix domain-containing protein yields the protein MGYFPLPELKGKPNRIFVDGKTLNQIAKESGIRLDTVQHRYSRGIRDYEGLTKPSHIRVEHEKTQRKTYSIMSAGERVMERIWELDIPLQTISDKTGISRSTIYAFLYNGTDLSSMRLAKICSLLGLSMDYVMGLKEKPDGKM from the coding sequence ATGGGATATTTTCCTTTACCAGAGCTAAAGGGTAAGCCTAACAGGATCTTTGTAGATGGTAAAACTCTAAATCAGATAGCTAAGGAGAGCGGTATAAGGCTGGATACCGTACAGCATAGATATAGCAGAGGTATAAGAGATTATGAGGGCTTAACAAAGCCCTCTCATATCAGAGTAGAGCACGAAAAGACACAGAGGAAAACCTACTCTATAATGAGTGCTGGAGAGAGAGTAATGGAGAGGATCTGGGAGCTGGATATACCTCTCCAGACTATCTCCGATAAAACAGGGATAAGTAGATCCACAATATACGCCTTTTTATACAACGGTACAGATCTTAGCAGTATGAGGCTTGCTAAGATCTGTAGCCTTTTAGGATTATCAATGGATTATGTGATGGGATTAAAGGAGAAACCAGATGGCAAAATGTAA